The following proteins are co-located in the Tachysurus vachellii isolate PV-2020 chromosome 17, HZAU_Pvac_v1, whole genome shotgun sequence genome:
- the lrfn4a gene encoding leucine-rich repeat and fibronectin type-III domain-containing protein 4, which yields MPRPGLLCITRIKDLSLEQKKCTGPKRAALCLISPLSFLWLGLVNYILLGCCPGVFAGETWGMVSICPFHCVCRNLSESLSTLCVNKGLLFVPPNIDRRTVELHLADNYILEVGGPDFANMTGLVDLTLSRNTIHALRPLAFGDLESLRSLHLDTNRLTVVGPQDLTGLLNLQHLFINNNQLTDVSADAFDDFLLTLEDLDLSYNNLRRIPWEAIQNMASLSTLNLDHNLIDQIAEGSFSELYKLSRLDMTSNRLQTLPPDPLFSRSQIGVISPTPYNAIISLNFGGNPLHCNCELLWLRRLIREDDMETCATPTHLAGRYFWSIPEEEFICEPPLITRNTNKLWVLEGQRAMLKCRAIGDPEPVIHWVSPDDRIVANSSRIHSYYNGTLDFLVTRARDDGAYTCIAINAAGESTAQVELKIIPLPHRGNGTVPLINPRDPGASDMSHGRGGAVGGMVTAKNATGGEGENEASSRSTGPERLVEVQEVTSNSAEVHWFMGRTSMPYLVWMYQIQYNSTADDALVYRILPPTSNSFMLKNLVSGADYSLCVLAIFDESISTMATTKVLGCTQFSTKEDYPECRSLQAHFLGGTLTVMVGGVVVVTLLVFTVAMMMRHRVCGGCQEHVGLSGEFLPAKGVDVYAQTNGNNSMMMVALPNRLLAQQTRAIQAKAKHKEHMLVKQSNEPHCSQNSDMDLVRQKPNDSFTPQSDKVTFYCSPAKRAHTLPHTSHKAMTHDCRLKLRRSLEREKDKAIVQGVKQSLVSLALAQTGQVGEESRSNWPGERCVLGAKRSCSFDAGDITTTTCYSYGKWLSVNWTRRSQSLHSMLVHCASTTSTSSTASEQYNHVLVHGYLHAYASNNSNSNSNSNCSMDANPGDLEESMV from the exons ATGCCAAGGCCAGGACTGCTGTGCATAACCAGAATAAAGGATCTATCACTGGAACAGAAAAAATGCACTGGCCCCAAAAGAGCAGCTCTCTGTCTTATAAGCCCTTTGTCTTTCCTCTGGTTAGGCCTAGTGAATTATATCCTGTTAGGCTGCTGTCCAGGGGTGTTTGCTGGAGAGACTTGGGGCATGGTCTCCATCTGCCCTTTCCACTGTGTGTGTCGGAACCTATCGGAGTCTTTAAGCACACTCTGCGTTAATAAAGGACTGCTCTTTGTCCCACCCAATATTGACCGACGCACTGTGGAGCTCCATCTTGCAGACAACTACATCTTGGAGGTTGGTGGGCCTGACTTTGCCAACATGACGGGATTAGTGGATCTGACCCTGTCTCGAAACACCATTCATGCCCTGCGCCCACTCGCTTTTGGAGATTTGGAAAGCCTACGGTCACTTCACCTGGACACCAACCGCTTGACTGTGGTGGGACCTCAGGATTTAACAGGCCTTCTTAACCTTCAGCATCTGTTCATAAACAACAACCAGCTTACAGATGTCTCAGCCGATGCTTTTGATGACTTCCTTTTAACCCTGGAAGACTTGGACTTGTCCTACAACAACCTTCGCAGGATTCCCTGGGAAGCCATTCAGAACATGGCCAGCCTAAGTACGCTCAACTTGGACCACAACCTCATAGACCAGATTGCTGAGGGCTCGTTCAGTGAACTCTACAAACTCTCCCGTCTGGATATGACCTCAAACAGGCTCCAGACACTTCCTCCTGATCCCTTGTTCTCTCGCTCACAAATCGGGGTAATCAGCCCAACACCCTACAATGCCATCATCAGTCTGAATTTTGGTGGAAACCCTCTGCACTGTAACTGTGAGCTGTTGTGGCTGAGGAGGCTGATCCGTGAGGATGACATGGAGACCTGTGCCACACCTACACACCTTGCTGGACGTTACTTCTGGTCAATCCCAGAGGAAGAGTTTATATGTGAGCCTCCACTAATCACCCGCAACACTAACAAGCTGTGGGTCCTAGAGGGGCAGAGGGCCATGCTTAAGTGCCGTGCTATTGGTGACCCTGAGCCAGTAATCCACTGGGTATCCCCAGATGACCGAATTGTGGCCAACTCTAGCCGCATACACTCGTATTACAACGGAACACTGGATTTTCTGGTAACCCGCGCCAGAGATGATGGAGCTTATACCTGCATTGCCATCAACGCAGCTGGGGAGTCCACTGCCCAGGTGGAGTTGAAAATCATTCCACTTCCACACAGAGGAAATGGAACAGTCCCGCTTATTAATCCCAGAGACCCTGGTGCCTCTGATATGAGTCACGGTAGAGGAGGGGCTGTAGGAGGGATGGTAACAGCAAAGAATGCAACAGGAGGTGAAGGCGAGAATGAAGCAAGCAGCAGAAGCACTGGACCTGAGCGATTAGTGGAAGTTCAGGAAGTGACGTCTAACTCTGCTGAGGTACACTGGTTTATGGGCAGAACTTCAATGCCTTACTTGGTGTGGATGTACCAGATTCAGTACAATAGCACAGCTGACGATGCCCTTGTGTACAG AATTCTGCCACCTACAAGTAATAGTTTCATGCTGAAAAACCTTGTCTCAGGTGCAGACTACAGCTTGTGTGTTTTGGCCATTTTTGACGAAAGCATCTCCACCATGGCCACCACAAAAGTGTTAGGTTGCACCCAGTTCAGCACTAAAGAGGATTATCCAGAATGCCGCTCTCTGCAGGCTCACTTCCTCGGAGGCACACTGACAGTGATGGTaggtggggtggtggtggtgacaTTGCTGGTCTTCACCGTGGCTATGATGATGCGACACAGAGTGTGTGGAGGTTGTCAAGAGCACGTCGGGCTGTCAGGCGAGTTCCTGCCAGCTAAAGGGGTGGATGTTTACGCCCAGACAAACGGAAATAACAGCATGATGATGGTGGCCTTGCCAAACAGGTTGCTGGCGCAGCAAACAAGAGCGATCCAGGCCAAAGCCAAGCATAAGGAGCACATGCTGGTCAAACAGAGCAATGAGCCTCATTGCAGTCAGAACTCAGACATGGACCTGGTGAGGCAGAAACCCAATGACTCTTTCACACCACAGAGTGATAAAGTGACATTTTACTGCTCCCCAGCCAAGCGCGCACACACCTTGCCGCACACGTCACACAAAGCTATGACGCATGACTGCAGGCTGAAGCTTCGAAGGTctctagagagagaaaaagacaaagccATAGTGCAAGGTGTAAAGCAATCATTGGTCTCACTTGCCCTCGCTCAGACAGGGCAGGTGGGAGAGGAAAGCAGATCAAATTGGCCTGGAGAGAGGTGTGTTCTAGGGGCCAAGCGCAGCTGCTCTTTCGATGCAGGtgacatcaccaccaccacatgtTACAGCTATGGCAAGTGGCTGAGCGTCAACTGGACCCGCCGCAGTCAGTCGCTGCACAGCATGCTGGTCCACTGCGCGTCCACTACCAGCACATCCAGCACAGCTAGCGAGCAGTATAACCACGTACTGGTGCATGGATACCTGCACGCCTATGCCTCCAACAACTCAAACTCCAACTCAAATTCAAACTGTAGCATGGATGCCAATCCTGGAGACCTGGAGGAAAGTATGGTGTAG